From the genome of Chloroflexota bacterium:
AGGACCGGAGTTCTATGCCCTGGAAGCTCAGGCAGCTGGTGGATAGTTCCGGCGGCGTACCGAAGCTCTTCTACGAAGGTGAAGGCTGGGGCAAGGAGCCGCTTTCCGTAGCCGTGGGCGGTACTGCGGTCGAAGTGGCCAGCATTGCCATTGACATCGCAAAACGCTACCAGCAAAAATTGAGCTAATCTGAGCCTCCAGATAATTCAATTCTGCGACCTCAATAACTGGTCATCGTGTTCTACAATGGCGGGAATGCGCCTGGTGGTGGTACAATAACATCATCAGGCAAATCAAGAGTCTCTGAACAAATGAAGGAGTATGCCGCCAATGGTTAGAGTAGTCGCCGTCTGTACCAGTAAGAAAAAGGGAGTCCGAAAACAGCCTATCGCTGAAGGCCTACTGAAAGAGGAGCATGGCCTGGTCGGTGATGCCCACGCCGGCTTGCTGCCCAACCGCCAGGTGAGCCTGCTTGCTGTGGAAAGCATCGACAAGATGCGCCACCTGGGACTGGAGTTGCACCCCGGCGATTTTGCTGAGAACATCACCGTGGAAGGTATGGACCTGTGCAAGCTGCCGATAGGCACCAGACTGACAGTGGGTAAAGACGTTTTGCTTGAGATAAGTCAGATAGGCAAGGAGTGTCACACCGGCTGCGCCATCCGCCGCCAGATTGGCCACTGCATCATGCCTGAGGAGGGTGTC
Proteins encoded in this window:
- a CDS encoding MOSC domain-containing protein; this translates as MVRVVAVCTSKKKGVRKQPIAEGLLKEEHGLVGDAHAGLLPNRQVSLLAVESIDKMRHLGLELHPGDFAENITVEGMDLCKLPIGTRLTVGKDVLLEISQIGKECHTGCAIRRQIGHCIMPEEGVFARVLTGGPVRPGDEISLKEQQ